AAATCATTACTAAAATTAACAACTATCAATTCTTATAGGAAAAGTCCGTTTGCAAAAAAACAATAAAATTTCTTTCTTTATAAAACTAAATCAGTATTTTTCATAAGTTTTAAATAAATAATTTTTCAACTTTATTGGGATATATCAAAAAAAATTTATATAAATGTACTTGGTTTCTTGATTTTTTTTCTATTTAAGAATAAGTTTACACTCTCATTAAAGGAAATATGCCCGAAAACATCGAAGAAAAAAATATAACTGTTAATCGTAAGGCGAGCCACGAGTTCTTTATTATCAACACCTATGAAGCAGGAATTGTACTTCAAGGAACCGAAGTTAAATCGATTAGACAGGGAAAGATAAATCTTCTTGATAGTTATGGAACAGTGCGTAATGGTGAAGTCTGGTTGATCAATTGCCATATCAGTAGCTACGATCAGGGAAATATTAACAACCACGATCCGTTAAGAGAAAGAAAGTTACTTCTAAAAAGAAATGAAATCAGAAAGCTGATTGGAAAGGTAAAAGAAAAAGGATTAACGCTTGTACCATTAAGAGTGTTTATAAGGAAAGGTTTAGTTAAAATTGAATTGGCTGTTGGAAAAGGCAAGAAGGTTCACGATAAACGAGAGGATATTGCTAAAAGAGATTTTAACAGAGAACAGGAAAGAAGAATTAAATATTAGAACTGTGCAATCGGAACCAGTTTAAAACAAATAAATGTTATTAGAAAGAAATTAGATGACTGAAAAAATTCAATTCGCTTCAATTAACGAACAGATGGACTTAATCAAAAGAGGTGCATCTGAAATTATTCCTGAAGAAGAGCTACTTAAAAAGTTAGAGCGAAGTATAAAAGAAAATAAACCGCTTAAAATAAAGCTCGGCTGCGATCCCACACGCCCGGATTTACATATTGGTCACTCTGTAGTATTGCGAAAGTTGGCGCAATTCCAGCAGCTTGGTCATCAGG
Above is a window of Ignavibacteriales bacterium DNA encoding:
- the smpB gene encoding SsrA-binding protein SmpB; translation: MPENIEEKNITVNRKASHEFFIINTYEAGIVLQGTEVKSIRQGKINLLDSYGTVRNGEVWLINCHISSYDQGNINNHDPLRERKLLLKRNEIRKLIGKVKEKGLTLVPLRVFIRKGLVKIELAVGKGKKVHDKREDIAKRDFNREQERRIKY